A genomic segment from Heptranchias perlo isolate sHepPer1 chromosome 18, sHepPer1.hap1, whole genome shotgun sequence encodes:
- the LOC137334578 gene encoding uncharacterized protein — MLHFSSFHPNHVKEAIPYGQALRIHRVCSDEEERDGHLQTLKDALVRTGYDARLIDRQFRRATAKNRIDLLRRLTRDATNRVPFVVQYFPGAEKLRHVLRSLQHVINEDKHLAMAIPTPPLLAFKQPPNLKQTIVRSKLPSFQENSVHDATQPCHGNLCKTCQIIDTDTTITRDDTTHQVHGSYSCDSANVVYLIRCRKGCPRAWYIGETMQTLRQRMNGHRATIAKQEGSLPVGGHFSSQGHSATDLRVSVLQGGLRDTRQRKIVEQKLIAKFRTHEDGLNRDLGFMSRYTLPHQRTNVICF; from the coding sequence atgctccacttttccagcttccaccctaaccacgtcaaagaggccatcccctatggacaggccctgcgaatacacagggtctgctcagacgaggaggaacgcgatggacacctacagacgctgaaagacgccctagtaagaacgggatatgacgctcgactcatcgatcgacagttccgacgggccacagcaaaaaatcgcatagacctcctcaggagactaacacgggacgcaaccaacagagtaccctttgtcgtccagtacttccccggagcggagaaactacgccatgttctccgcagccttcaacatgtcatcaatgaggacaaacacctcgctatggccatccccacacctccactactcgcctttaaacagccacccaacctcaaacagaccatcgttcgcagcaaactacctagctttcaagagaacagcgtccacgacgccacacaaccctgccacggtaacctctgcaagacatgccagatcatcgacacagataccaccatcacacgagatgacaccacccaccaggtgcatggttcatactcctgtgactcggccaacgttgtctacctcatacgttgcaggaaaggatgccccagagcatggtacattggcgagaccatgcagacgctgcgacaacggatgaacggacaccgcgcaacaatcgccaaacaggagggttccctcccagtcgggggacacttcagcagtcaaggacattcagccaccgaccttcgggtaagcgtactccaaggcggccttcgagacacacgacaacgcaaaatcgtcgagcagaaattgatagccaagttccgcacccatgaggacggcctcaaccgggatcttgggttcatgtcacgctacacgttaccccaccagcgaacaaatgttatctgtttttaa